In Humulus lupulus chromosome 6, drHumLupu1.1, whole genome shotgun sequence, a single genomic region encodes these proteins:
- the LOC133784349 gene encoding alpha,alpha-trehalose-phosphate synthase [UDP-forming] 1-like, whose translation MNLVSYEFVACQASKKGVLILSEFAGAAQSLGAGAILVNPWNITEVAASIAYALNMPADEREKRHQHNFMHVTTHTSQEWAATFVSELNDTIVESQLRTKQVPPLLPMKEVVDHYLESNNR comes from the exons ATGAATCTTGTGAGTTATGAGTTTGTTGCTTGCCAAGCATCCAAGAAAGGAGTCCTCATTCTGAGTGAG TTTGCAGGTGCAGCACAATCGCTCGGTGCTGGTGCCATTTTAGTAAATCCATGGAATATCACAGAAGTTGCTGCTTCCATTGCTTATGCTTTGAATATGCCAGCTGATGAAAGAGAAAAGAGACACCAGCATAATTTCATGCATGTAACAACTCATACATCTCAAGAATGGGCTGCAACCTTTGTTAG TGAACTTAATGATACTATTGTGGAATCTCAACTGAGGACTAAGCAAGTTCCACCTCTACTTCCTATGAAAGAAGTCGTTGATCACTATTTGGAATCCAATAATagatga